A section of the Streptomyces sp. NBC_01591 genome encodes:
- the rimM gene encoding ribosome maturation factor RimM (Essential for efficient processing of 16S rRNA), with the protein MQLVVARIGRAHGIKGEVTVEVRTDEPELRLGPGAVLATEPAGAGPLTIETGRVHSGRLLLRFEGVRDRTAAEALRNTLLIAEVDPAELPEDPEEFYDHQLMDLDVVLADGTEIGRITEITHLPSQDLFIVERPDGSEVMIPFVEEIVTEIDLAEQRAVITPPPGLIDESQAVIASARDEEDEDGDGDGAPAAGKDI; encoded by the coding sequence GTGCAGTTGGTAGTCGCGCGGATCGGCCGTGCCCATGGCATCAAGGGCGAGGTCACCGTCGAGGTCCGTACGGACGAGCCGGAGCTGCGGCTCGGACCCGGGGCCGTGCTCGCCACCGAACCGGCAGGTGCCGGACCGCTGACGATCGAGACCGGCCGGGTGCACAGCGGACGGCTGCTGCTGCGCTTCGAGGGCGTGCGCGACCGCACGGCTGCCGAGGCCCTGCGCAACACGCTCCTGATCGCCGAGGTCGACCCGGCGGAACTCCCGGAGGACCCCGAGGAGTTCTACGACCATCAGCTCATGGACCTCGACGTGGTCCTCGCCGACGGCACCGAGATCGGCCGGATCACCGAGATCACACACCTGCCGTCCCAGGACCTCTTCATCGTCGAGCGGCCGGACGGCAGCGAGGTGATGATCCCCTTCGTCGAGGAGATCGTCACCGAGATCGATCTGGCGGAGCAGCGCGCGGTGATCACCCCGCCGCCCGGCCTGATCGACGAGAGCCAGGCCGTGATCGCCTCCGCGCGGGACGAAGAGGACGAAGACGGCGACGGGGACGGGGCTCCTGCGGCCGGGAAGGACATCTGA
- a CDS encoding RNA-binding protein: MLEEALEHLVKGIVDNPDDVQVASRNLRRGRVLEVRVHPDDLGKVIGRNGRTARALRTVVGAIGGRGIRVDLVDVDQVR; encoded by the coding sequence ATGCTCGAGGAGGCTCTCGAGCACCTCGTGAAGGGCATCGTCGACAACCCTGACGATGTGCAGGTCGCCTCGCGCAACCTGCGCCGTGGTCGCGTGCTGGAGGTCCGGGTCCACCCCGATGACCTCGGCAAGGTGATCGGTCGTAACGGCCGCACCGCACGCGCGCTGCGTACCGTCGTGGGCGCCATCGGCGGCCGTGGCATCCGCGTCGACCTCGTCGATGTGGATCAGGTTCGCTGA
- the proS gene encoding proline--tRNA ligase encodes MAKAPVLTPQAEDFPRWYQDLINKAELADNGPVRGTMVIRPYGYSLWERMQQEMDARIKKAGARNAYFPLFIPQSYLTREAEHVEGFAPELAMVTHGGGKELEEPVVVRPTSETIINEYFSKWVQSYRDLPLLINQWANVVRWEMRPRVFLRTTEFLWQEGHTAHATDEEARDFAAYIHRDVYADFMVNVLGIDVVLGRKTPAERFAGAVNTLTLEAMMRDGKALQMGTSHELGTNFAKAFHTSYLSREGRQELVRQTSWGSSTRMVGGLIMAHGDDHGLRVPPRLAPVQAVVLAVKEDEAVLSAVRSVGERLRAAGIRTEVDDRTDTPFGRRAVDWELKGVPVRIEIGPRDLVNGTAMLARRVPGGKEPVAVEALPALLPAVLEEDQAALLRESRARRESATSEVATVEEAVEAAVAGGWARIAWSVLGPAGEARLAEHGVSVRCLVAGDGSVPDSDDAPGTVALVARAY; translated from the coding sequence ATGGCAAAGGCACCCGTTCTCACGCCCCAGGCCGAGGACTTTCCCCGCTGGTACCAGGATCTGATCAACAAGGCCGAACTCGCGGACAACGGCCCGGTGCGCGGCACCATGGTCATCCGGCCGTACGGATACAGCCTGTGGGAGCGGATGCAGCAGGAGATGGATGCCCGTATCAAAAAGGCGGGCGCCCGGAACGCCTACTTCCCGCTCTTCATCCCCCAGTCTTACCTGACACGCGAGGCCGAGCACGTCGAGGGCTTCGCGCCGGAGCTCGCCATGGTCACCCACGGCGGCGGGAAAGAGCTCGAAGAGCCCGTGGTGGTGCGGCCGACCTCCGAAACGATCATCAACGAGTACTTCTCGAAGTGGGTGCAGAGCTACCGGGATCTGCCGCTCCTGATCAACCAGTGGGCGAACGTCGTGCGCTGGGAGATGCGCCCGCGGGTATTCCTCCGTACGACGGAATTCCTCTGGCAGGAGGGCCACACCGCCCACGCCACCGATGAGGAGGCCCGGGACTTCGCCGCGTACATCCACCGCGACGTGTACGCGGACTTCATGGTCAATGTGCTGGGCATCGATGTGGTCCTCGGCCGCAAGACCCCGGCGGAGCGGTTCGCCGGGGCCGTCAACACGCTCACGCTCGAAGCGATGATGCGGGACGGCAAGGCCCTGCAGATGGGTACGAGCCACGAGCTCGGCACCAATTTCGCCAAGGCCTTCCACACCAGCTACCTGTCCAGGGAGGGCCGACAGGAGCTGGTCCGGCAGACCTCGTGGGGCTCCTCGACCCGGATGGTCGGCGGCCTGATCATGGCGCACGGCGACGACCACGGGCTGCGGGTGCCGCCGCGGCTCGCGCCCGTCCAGGCGGTCGTCCTCGCGGTCAAGGAGGACGAGGCCGTGCTGAGCGCGGTCCGGTCCGTCGGGGAGCGGCTGCGCGCGGCGGGCATCAGGACCGAGGTCGACGACCGCACCGACACCCCGTTCGGCCGCCGCGCGGTCGACTGGGAGCTGAAGGGGGTGCCGGTGCGGATCGAGATCGGTCCGCGTGATCTGGTGAACGGCACCGCGATGCTGGCCCGGCGCGTCCCCGGCGGGAAAGAACCGGTCGCCGTCGAGGCCCTGCCCGCGTTGCTTCCGGCGGTCCTGGAGGAGGACCAGGCGGCGCTGCTGCGGGAGTCCCGGGCCCGGCGCGAGTCGGCCACCAGCGAGGTCGCGACCGTGGAGGAGGCCGTGGAGGCGGCGGTCGCGGGCGGCTGGGCGCGTATCGCCTGGTCGGTCCTCGGCCCGGCGGGGGAGGCCCGGCTCGCGGAGCACGGCGTGTCCGTACGGTGCCTGGTCGCCGGGGACGGGTCGGTGCCCGATTCGGACGATGCGCCCGGTACTGTCGCCCTGGTGGCACGCGCCTACTGA
- the rplS gene encoding 50S ribosomal protein L19: MASLLDGVNAASLRTDVPAFRPGDTVNVHVRVIEGNRSRIQQFKGVVIRRQGSGVSETFTVRKVSFSVGVERTFPVHSPIFEKIELVTRGDVRRAKLYYLRELRGKAAKIKEKRDN; the protein is encoded by the coding sequence ATGGCTTCCCTGCTCGATGGCGTCAACGCCGCATCGCTGCGTACCGACGTCCCGGCGTTCCGCCCCGGTGACACCGTCAACGTCCACGTCCGAGTGATCGAGGGCAACCGCTCCCGTATCCAGCAGTTCAAGGGCGTTGTCATCCGTCGCCAGGGTTCGGGCGTCAGCGAGACCTTCACGGTCCGCAAGGTCTCCTTCAGCGTCGGCGTCGAGCGCACCTTCCCGGTGCACAGCCCGATCTTCGAGAAGATCGAGCTCGTCACCCGCGGTGACGTCCGTCGCGCCAAGCTGTACTACCTCCGTGAGCTGCGCGGCAAGGCCGCGAAGATCAAGGAGAAGCGCGACAACTGA
- the ffh gene encoding signal recognition particle protein produces MFDTLSDRLAATFKNLRGKGRLSEADIDATAREIRIALLEADVALPVVRAFIANVKERARGVEVSQALNPAQQVVKIVNEELVGILGGETRRLRFAKTAPTVIMLAGLQGAGKTTLAGKLGLWLKGQGHSPLLVACDLQRPNAVNQLSVVADRAGVAVYAPEPGNGVGDPVQVAKDSIEYARSKQYDVVVVDTAGRLGIDQELMQQAADIRDAVSPDEILFVVDAMIGQDAVNTAEAFRDGVGFDGVVLSKLDGDARGGAALSIAHVTGKQIMFASNGEKLDDFDAFHPDRMASRILDMGDLLTLIEQAEKTFSQEEAAKMASKLASSKGKDFTLDDFLSQMEQVRKMGSISKLLGMLPGMGQIKDQINNIDERDVDRAAAIIKSMTPKERAEPTIINGSRRARIAKGSGVEVSAVKNLVERFFDARKMMSKMAQGGGMPGMPGMPGMGGGPGRQKKQVKQAKGKRKSGNPMKRKAEEQAAAARREQAAQGGALGLPAQDDKNFELPDEFKKFMG; encoded by the coding sequence GTGTTCGATACTCTCTCCGACCGCCTTGCCGCGACTTTCAAGAACCTCAGGGGCAAGGGCCGCTTGTCCGAGGCGGACATCGACGCCACGGCTCGCGAGATCCGTATCGCCCTGCTCGAAGCGGATGTCGCGCTGCCCGTCGTCCGCGCCTTCATCGCCAACGTCAAGGAGCGGGCGCGCGGCGTCGAGGTCTCCCAGGCGCTGAACCCCGCCCAGCAGGTCGTCAAGATCGTCAACGAGGAGCTCGTCGGCATCCTCGGTGGCGAGACCCGGCGGCTGCGGTTCGCCAAGACCGCGCCCACCGTCATCATGCTCGCCGGTCTCCAGGGTGCCGGTAAGACCACCCTCGCCGGAAAGCTCGGCCTCTGGCTCAAGGGCCAGGGCCACTCCCCGCTGCTCGTCGCCTGTGACCTCCAGCGCCCCAACGCCGTCAACCAGCTCAGCGTCGTCGCCGACCGCGCCGGTGTCGCGGTGTACGCGCCCGAGCCGGGCAACGGGGTCGGTGACCCGGTCCAGGTCGCCAAGGACTCGATCGAGTACGCCCGGTCCAAGCAGTACGACGTCGTCGTCGTCGACACCGCCGGCCGCCTCGGTATCGACCAGGAGCTGATGCAGCAGGCCGCGGACATCCGCGACGCCGTCAGCCCCGACGAGATCCTCTTCGTCGTCGACGCGATGATCGGCCAGGACGCGGTCAACACCGCCGAGGCCTTCCGCGACGGCGTCGGCTTCGACGGCGTGGTGCTCTCCAAGCTCGACGGTGACGCCCGCGGTGGTGCGGCCCTGTCGATCGCCCACGTCACGGGCAAGCAGATCATGTTCGCGTCGAACGGTGAGAAGCTCGACGACTTCGACGCCTTCCACCCCGACCGCATGGCGTCCCGCATCCTCGACATGGGTGACCTGCTCACCCTGATCGAGCAGGCGGAGAAGACCTTCAGTCAGGAAGAGGCCGCCAAAATGGCCTCCAAGCTGGCGTCCAGCAAGGGCAAGGACTTCACGCTCGACGACTTCCTGTCCCAGATGGAGCAGGTCAGGAAGATGGGCTCCATCTCCAAGCTGCTCGGCATGCTGCCCGGTATGGGGCAGATCAAGGACCAGATCAACAACATCGACGAGCGCGACGTGGACCGTGCCGCCGCGATCATCAAGTCGATGACCCCGAAGGAGCGCGCCGAGCCGACGATCATCAACGGCTCGCGCCGGGCCCGTATCGCCAAGGGTTCCGGTGTCGAGGTCAGCGCGGTGAAGAACCTGGTGGAGCGGTTCTTCGACGCGCGCAAGATGATGTCGAAGATGGCCCAGGGCGGCGGCATGCCGGGGATGCCCGGGATGCCGGGCATGGGCGGTGGCCCGGGCCGGCAGAAGAAGCAGGTCAAGCAGGCCAAGGGCAAGCGCAAGAGCGGCAACCCGATGAAGCGCAAGGCCGAGGAGCAGGCCGCGGCGGCCCGTCGCGAGCAGGCGGCGCAGGGCGGCGCGCTCGGTCTGCCGGCGCAGGACGACAAGAACTTCGAGCTGCCGGACGAGTTCAAGAAGTTCATGGGCTGA
- a CDS encoding class I SAM-dependent methyltransferase, whose amino-acid sequence MTRTLVRHHSHAETSTPVDPGNRARDWAEIQERMLTPLYEAVYERLEVGSGTRLLSLGCGSGLALLIAAARGARVTGVDTDLERLALARTRLLPDPGSDAGPPAGRPRLLEGDPSEARPSDGTPYSLITAFTPIGCSSDDGEGLVAALRSAVPLAARGSTVVLTGWGPPERCATTPVLRVAGRLSDRDRAPRTGGWQPSGRDDLEELAFRAGLNPDGSGRVACPFGYADMDSAVRGLLSTRLFDAAVRATDRAQVEKEVAVALHPHRHGDGTIWMPNVFRYLVCTT is encoded by the coding sequence ATGACACGCACGCTCGTCCGGCACCACAGCCACGCGGAAACGTCCACCCCGGTGGACCCCGGTAACCGTGCCCGGGACTGGGCCGAGATCCAGGAGCGGATGCTGACACCGCTGTACGAAGCGGTGTACGAGCGGCTCGAGGTGGGATCCGGTACCCGGCTGCTCTCCCTGGGCTGCGGCTCCGGTCTCGCGCTGCTGATCGCCGCCGCCCGGGGCGCGCGCGTCACCGGCGTGGACACCGACCTCGAACGTCTGGCGCTCGCCCGGACCCGGCTGCTGCCCGATCCGGGCAGCGACGCCGGCCCTCCGGCCGGGCGCCCGCGGCTCCTGGAGGGCGATCCGTCCGAGGCCCGGCCGTCCGACGGGACGCCGTACAGCCTGATCACCGCGTTCACCCCGATCGGCTGCTCGTCCGACGACGGCGAGGGGCTCGTGGCCGCGCTGCGGTCCGCGGTGCCCCTGGCCGCGCGGGGCAGCACCGTGGTGCTCACCGGCTGGGGTCCACCGGAGCGCTGTGCGACGACGCCCGTGCTGCGGGTGGCGGGGCGGCTGTCCGACCGGGACCGGGCCCCTCGCACCGGCGGCTGGCAGCCGTCGGGCCGGGACGACCTGGAGGAGCTGGCGTTCCGGGCCGGTCTGAACCCGGACGGCTCGGGCCGGGTGGCGTGCCCGTTCGGGTACGCGGACATGGACAGCGCGGTGCGGGGGCTGCTCTCCACCCGGCTCTTCGACGCGGCGGTACGGGCGACGGACCGGGCCCAGGTGGAGAAGGAGGTCGCGGTGGCCCTTCATCCGCACCGGCACGGCGACGGAACGATCTGGATGCCGAACGTCTTCCGTTATCTCGTGTGCACCACGTGA
- the trmD gene encoding tRNA (guanosine(37)-N1)-methyltransferase TrmD, whose amino-acid sequence MRLDVVTIFPEYLEPLNVSLVGKARARGRLDVHVHDLRDWTYDRHNTVDDTPYGGGPGMVMKTEPWGEALDDALAGGYEAGAHSPVLVVPTPSGRPFTQELAVELSERPWLIFTPARYEGIDRRVIDEYATRMPVVEVSIGDYVLAGGEAAVLVITEAVARLLPGVLGNAESHRDDSFAPGAMANLLEGPVYTKPPEWRGRGIPDVLLSGHHGRIARWRRDEAFRRTALNRPDLIERCDAEGFDKKDREILSILGWSPEPGGRFWRRPEAVEE is encoded by the coding sequence ATGCGCCTCGACGTCGTCACGATCTTCCCGGAGTACCTGGAACCGCTGAACGTCTCCCTCGTCGGCAAGGCCCGCGCACGCGGCCGCCTCGATGTCCATGTGCACGACCTGCGCGACTGGACGTACGACCGGCACAACACGGTCGACGACACCCCGTACGGCGGCGGCCCCGGCATGGTAATGAAGACCGAACCGTGGGGCGAGGCCCTGGACGACGCCCTGGCGGGCGGATACGAGGCCGGGGCGCACTCCCCGGTGCTCGTGGTGCCCACGCCCAGCGGGCGCCCGTTCACCCAGGAGCTCGCCGTCGAGCTCTCGGAGCGGCCGTGGCTGATCTTCACGCCGGCCCGCTACGAGGGCATCGACCGGCGGGTGATCGACGAGTACGCCACCCGGATGCCGGTCGTCGAGGTGTCCATCGGGGACTACGTGCTGGCCGGCGGGGAAGCCGCGGTGCTGGTGATCACGGAGGCGGTCGCCCGCCTGCTGCCCGGGGTGCTCGGTAACGCCGAATCGCACCGGGACGACTCCTTCGCCCCCGGCGCGATGGCCAATCTGCTGGAGGGGCCCGTCTACACCAAGCCGCCCGAGTGGCGCGGCAGGGGTATCCCGGACGTGCTGCTCAGCGGCCACCACGGGCGGATCGCCCGCTGGCGCCGGGACGAGGCGTTCCGTCGTACCGCCCTCAACCGGCCCGATCTGATCGAGCGTTGCGACGCCGAGGGGTTCGACAAGAAGGACCGCGAGATACTCTCCATCCTCGGCTGGTCACCGGAGCCCGGCGGCCGATTTTGGCGCAGGCCCGAGGCCGTGGAAGAATAG
- a CDS encoding [protein-PII] uridylyltransferase, whose translation MTSTGTTTESADSAPGGYAAARLRLLQEKARSGPPRRTALASLTDDWLTALFTAAAGQTGVHGAALVAVGGYGRGELSPRSDLDLLLLHDGNADPAAVAALADRVWYPVWDLGLALDHSVRTPAEARRTAGEDLKVQLGLLDARPVAGDLGLVAAMRTAILADWRNQAPKRLPALHELCRERAERQGELQFLLEPDLKEARGGLRDATALRAVAASWVADAPREGLAEARRVLLDARDALHLSTGRATDRLALQEQDQVAGELGLLDADALLRQVYEAARTISYATDVTWREVNRVLRSRSVRPRLRAMLSGGKAAAPARTPLAEGVVEADGEVVLARTARPERDPVLVLRAAAAAAQSELPLSRHVVRRLATAARPLPVPWPAEAREELVTLLGAGEATVPVWEALEAEGLITRLLPDWERVHCRPQRNPVHTWTVDRHLVEAAVRASSLTRRVHRPDLLLVAALLHDIGKGWPGDHSVAGEVIARDMAARIGFDQHDVGVVATLVRHHLLLIETATRRDLDDPATVSSVATAVGTASTLELLHALTEADALATGPAAWSSWRASLVADLVGRVAAVLAGRAPEEPEPAAPGAEQERLAVEALRTGEPVLALRAQAEDPNEDGEPEPVGVELHIALPDRPGVLPAAAGVLALHRLTVRAADLRAVELPTELGDPADVLLLSWRVAAEYGSLPQATRLRADLVRALDGSLDIRARLAEREAAYPRRRGVKAPPPRVTVAAAGSRLATVIEVRAQDAPGLLHRIGRALEQSEVRVRSAHVSTLGANAVDAFYVTDKDGKPLPEERALAVANAVEAALRA comes from the coding sequence GTGACGAGCACCGGAACGACCACCGAATCCGCAGACTCGGCACCCGGCGGCTACGCGGCGGCCCGGCTGCGCCTCCTCCAGGAGAAGGCGCGGTCCGGGCCGCCGCGCCGTACGGCCCTCGCATCGCTCACCGACGACTGGCTCACCGCACTGTTCACCGCCGCCGCCGGACAGACGGGCGTCCACGGAGCCGCCCTCGTCGCCGTCGGCGGCTACGGACGCGGTGAACTCTCCCCGCGCAGCGACCTCGACCTGCTGCTCCTGCACGACGGGAACGCCGACCCCGCGGCCGTCGCCGCCCTCGCCGACCGCGTCTGGTACCCCGTCTGGGACCTCGGTCTCGCCCTCGACCACTCCGTACGCACCCCCGCCGAGGCCCGCAGGACGGCCGGCGAGGACCTCAAGGTCCAGCTCGGCCTGCTCGACGCCCGGCCGGTCGCCGGAGACCTCGGACTCGTCGCCGCGATGCGCACCGCGATCCTCGCCGACTGGCGCAATCAGGCCCCCAAGCGCCTGCCCGCACTCCACGAACTCTGCCGCGAACGCGCCGAACGCCAGGGCGAGCTGCAGTTCCTCCTCGAACCCGATCTCAAGGAGGCCCGCGGCGGACTGCGGGACGCCACCGCCCTGCGCGCCGTCGCCGCGTCCTGGGTCGCCGACGCCCCCCGCGAAGGGCTCGCCGAAGCCCGCCGCGTCCTTCTCGACGCCCGTGACGCCCTCCACCTCAGCACCGGCCGCGCCACCGACCGCCTCGCCCTCCAGGAACAGGACCAGGTCGCCGGCGAGCTCGGCCTGCTCGACGCGGACGCCCTGCTCCGCCAGGTCTACGAGGCCGCCCGCACCATCTCGTACGCCACCGACGTCACCTGGCGCGAGGTCAACCGCGTCCTGCGCTCCCGGTCCGTGCGCCCCCGGCTGCGCGCCATGCTGAGCGGCGGCAAGGCAGCCGCCCCGGCACGGACCCCGCTCGCCGAGGGCGTCGTCGAGGCCGACGGCGAAGTGGTCCTCGCCCGCACCGCCCGCCCCGAACGCGACCCCGTCCTCGTGCTGCGCGCCGCGGCCGCGGCCGCCCAGTCCGAGCTCCCGCTCTCCCGCCACGTCGTACGCCGGCTCGCCACCGCCGCGCGCCCGCTGCCGGTGCCCTGGCCCGCCGAGGCCCGCGAGGAACTCGTCACCCTCCTCGGCGCGGGCGAGGCCACTGTCCCCGTCTGGGAGGCGCTCGAAGCCGAAGGGCTCATCACCCGGCTGCTCCCGGACTGGGAACGCGTCCACTGCCGCCCCCAGCGCAACCCCGTCCACACCTGGACCGTCGACCGCCACCTGGTCGAAGCGGCCGTCCGTGCCTCCTCCCTCACCCGCCGCGTCCACCGCCCCGACCTGCTCCTCGTCGCAGCCCTCCTGCACGACATCGGCAAGGGCTGGCCCGGCGACCACAGCGTCGCCGGTGAGGTCATCGCCCGGGACATGGCCGCCCGGATCGGCTTCGACCAGCACGACGTGGGCGTCGTCGCCACCCTCGTACGCCACCACCTGCTGCTCATCGAGACGGCCACCCGACGCGACCTCGACGACCCGGCGACCGTCAGCTCCGTCGCCACCGCCGTCGGCACCGCCTCCACCCTGGAGCTGCTGCACGCGCTCACCGAGGCCGACGCGCTCGCCACCGGGCCCGCCGCCTGGTCCTCCTGGCGTGCCTCCCTCGTCGCCGACCTCGTGGGGCGCGTCGCCGCCGTGCTCGCCGGCCGGGCCCCGGAGGAACCGGAACCCGCCGCACCCGGCGCCGAACAGGAACGCCTCGCCGTCGAGGCCCTGCGCACCGGCGAACCCGTCCTCGCCCTGCGCGCCCAGGCCGAGGACCCGAACGAGGACGGCGAACCGGAACCCGTCGGCGTCGAGCTCCACATCGCGCTGCCCGACCGGCCCGGCGTGCTGCCCGCGGCGGCGGGCGTCCTCGCCCTGCACCGCCTCACCGTGCGCGCCGCCGACCTGCGCGCCGTGGAGCTCCCCACCGAGCTGGGCGACCCCGCCGACGTGCTGCTGCTCAGCTGGCGGGTCGCGGCCGAGTACGGCTCGCTGCCCCAGGCCACCCGGCTCCGCGCCGACCTCGTACGCGCCCTGGACGGCTCCCTGGACATCCGGGCCCGGCTCGCCGAACGCGAGGCCGCCTACCCGCGCCGCCGCGGGGTGAAGGCCCCGCCGCCGAGGGTGACCGTCGCGGCGGCCGGCTCCCGGCTGGCGACGGTGATCGAGGTGCGGGCCCAGGACGCCCCGGGACTGCTGCACCGGATCGGCCGGGCGCTGGAACAGAGCGAGGTACGGGTGCGCAGCGCACACGTGTCGACCCTGGGGGCGAACGCGGTGGATGCCTTCTATGTCACGGACAAGGACGGGAAGCCGCTGCCCGAGGAGCGGGCGCTCGCGGTGGCGAACGCGGTGGAGGCCGCGCTTCGGGCGTGA
- the rpsP gene encoding 30S ribosomal protein S16, translating into MAVKIKLKRLGKIRSPHYRIVVADSRTRRDGRAIEEIGLYHPVQNPSRIEVNSERAQYWLSVGAQPTEPVLAILKLTGDWQAHKGLPAPAPLLQPEPKADKRALFEALTKDGGEESKGEAITQKAKKADKKADEAADAAAPAESTEA; encoded by the coding sequence GTGGCAGTCAAGATCAAGCTGAAGCGTCTGGGCAAGATCCGTTCGCCTCACTACCGCATCGTCGTCGCCGACTCCCGTACCCGCCGTGACGGCCGGGCCATCGAGGAGATCGGCCTGTACCACCCGGTGCAGAACCCCTCGCGCATCGAGGTCAACTCGGAGCGTGCGCAGTACTGGCTGTCCGTCGGCGCCCAGCCGACCGAGCCGGTTCTCGCGATCCTGAAGCTCACCGGCGACTGGCAGGCCCACAAGGGTCTCCCGGCCCCCGCGCCGCTGCTGCAGCCGGAGCCCAAGGCTGACAAGCGCGCCCTGTTCGAGGCTCTGACCAAGGACGGCGGCGAGGAGTCCAAGGGCGAGGCCATCACGCAGAAGGCGAAGAAGGCCGACAAGAAGGCGGACGAGGCTGCTGACGCGGCTGCGCCCGCCGAGTCGACCGAGGCCTGA
- the ftsH gene encoding ATP-dependent zinc metalloprotease FtsH, whose amino-acid sequence MTNPVPPRDRTDQPWRSEGAPPPPTPGRKMPGGWGGLLLTALAVYLIANLVLSFFNGEEQRTIAYTEFSKQVTSGNVSKIYSKGDAIQGQLKKEAKVPGSDDKYTKFVTQRPAFADDNLWAELVKDDVTVTAEPVVQQRSFLANLLISLAPMLLLVLLWVFIARRMSRGMGGGMGGFGRKAPPKPVELEGTKRTTFKDVAGIDEVEGELNDVVDFLKNPQAYRQMGARMPGGVLLAGPPGTGKTLLARAVAGEAGVAFFSASASEFIEMIVGVGASRVRELFAEARKVAPAIVFIDEIDTIGRARGGGSGMGGHDEREQTLNQILTEMDGFSGSEGVVVLAATNRADVLDPALTRPGRFDRIVQVSPPDRTGREAILEIHTRQIPLADDVNLAQVAGTTPGMTGADLANLANEAALLAVKRRQSEVTQPDFSDALEKVQLGAERSLVMSDEERRRTAYHESGHALLGMVQPGADPVRKVTIVPRGRALGVTLSTPDADKYAYTEEYLRGRIVGALGGMAAEQVVFGVITTGAESDLEQVTNLARGMVGRWGMSHKVGRLTAIPSDAQQAYGLSAAPATLDAVDGEMRRIVDECYEVACRLLRENRDRLDSLSAALLANETLDEAEAYRAAGITRMAK is encoded by the coding sequence GTGACCAACCCCGTACCTCCCCGCGATCGGACCGATCAGCCGTGGCGCTCCGAGGGCGCGCCACCGCCCCCGACGCCGGGCCGGAAGATGCCGGGAGGCTGGGGCGGTCTGCTGCTGACCGCGCTCGCCGTCTATCTGATCGCCAATCTGGTGCTGTCCTTCTTCAACGGGGAGGAGCAGCGGACGATCGCGTACACGGAGTTCAGCAAGCAGGTCACCTCGGGCAACGTCTCCAAGATCTACTCCAAGGGCGACGCCATCCAGGGGCAGCTCAAGAAGGAGGCCAAGGTCCCGGGGAGCGACGACAAGTACACGAAGTTCGTCACCCAGCGGCCGGCCTTCGCGGACGACAACCTCTGGGCCGAACTGGTCAAGGACGACGTCACGGTCACCGCCGAGCCGGTCGTTCAGCAGCGCAGCTTCCTCGCCAACCTGCTGATCTCGCTCGCGCCCATGCTGCTGCTCGTGCTGCTCTGGGTCTTCATCGCCCGGCGGATGTCCAGGGGAATGGGCGGCGGGATGGGCGGCTTCGGGCGCAAGGCCCCGCCCAAGCCCGTCGAGCTGGAGGGCACCAAGCGCACCACCTTCAAGGACGTGGCCGGGATCGACGAGGTCGAGGGCGAGCTCAATGACGTCGTTGACTTCCTGAAGAACCCGCAGGCGTACCGGCAGATGGGCGCCCGGATGCCCGGCGGAGTACTGCTCGCGGGACCGCCCGGCACCGGCAAGACCCTGCTGGCCCGTGCCGTCGCCGGCGAGGCCGGAGTGGCGTTCTTCTCGGCATCGGCCTCCGAGTTCATCGAGATGATCGTCGGCGTCGGCGCGAGCCGGGTCCGGGAACTCTTCGCGGAGGCGCGCAAGGTCGCCCCCGCCATCGTCTTCATCGACGAGATCGACACCATCGGCCGGGCCCGCGGCGGCGGCTCCGGCATGGGCGGCCACGACGAGCGCGAGCAGACGCTCAACCAGATCCTCACCGAGATGGACGGCTTCTCCGGTTCGGAGGGCGTCGTCGTCCTCGCCGCCACCAACCGCGCCGACGTGCTCGACCCCGCCCTCACCCGGCCCGGCCGCTTCGACCGGATCGTCCAGGTCAGCCCGCCGGACCGGACAGGCCGGGAGGCGATCCTGGAGATCCACACCCGGCAGATCCCGCTCGCCGACGATGTGAACCTGGCCCAGGTGGCCGGCACCACCCCCGGAATGACCGGTGCGGATCTGGCCAACCTGGCCAATGAGGCCGCGCTCCTGGCGGTCAAGCGCCGACAGTCCGAGGTCACCCAGCCCGACTTCTCGGACGCCCTGGAGAAGGTCCAGCTCGGCGCGGAACGCTCACTGGTCATGTCCGACGAGGAACGCCGCAGGACCGCGTACCACGAGAGCGGGCACGCGCTGCTCGGCATGGTCCAGCCGGGCGCCGATCCGGTCCGCAAGGTCACCATCGTGCCGCGCGGCCGGGCCCTGGGCGTCACGCTCTCGACGCCGGACGCCGACAAGTACGCGTACACCGAGGAGTATCTGCGCGGCCGCATCGTCGGGGCGCTCGGCGGCATGGCGGCCGAGCAGGTGGTCTTCGGCGTGATCACCACCGGCGCGGAGAGCGATCTGGAACAGGTCACCAACCTGGCCCGCGGCATGGTCGGCCGCTGGGGCATGAGCCACAAGGTGGGCAGGCTGACCGCGATCCCGAGCGATGCCCAGCAGGCGTACGGGCTGTCGGCGGCCCCCGCCACGCTCGACGCGGTGGACGGCGAGATGCGGCGGATCGTCGACGAGTGCTACGAGGTGGCCTGCCGGCTCCTGCGCGAGAACCGGGACAGGCTCGACTCGCTGTCCGCCGCGCTCCTGGCGAACGAGACGCTGGACGAGGCCGAGGCCTACCGGGCGGCCGGCATCACCCGGATGGCCAAGTAA